A stretch of Crossiella cryophila DNA encodes these proteins:
- a CDS encoding MoaD/ThiS family protein produces the protein MTVRYFAGARAAAGVPDEAVELSGVSTVADVLDLVRGRHTGKLTEVLPACSFLLNGVAVRDQETVVPDAAELDVLPPFAGG, from the coding sequence GTGACCGTGCGCTATTTCGCCGGGGCGCGGGCCGCGGCCGGGGTGCCGGACGAGGCGGTGGAGCTGAGCGGCGTCTCCACCGTGGCGGACGTGCTGGACCTGGTCCGCGGCAGGCACACCGGCAAGCTGACCGAGGTACTGCCGGCGTGCAGCTTCCTGCTCAACGGGGTGGCCGTGCGCGACCAGGAGACCGTGGTGCCGGATGCCGCGGAACTCGACGTGCTGCCGCCGTTCGCCGGCGGCTGA
- the moaA gene encoding GTP 3',8-cyclase MoaA encodes MPSITTGPPAGPAGRPDTPVLLDSYGRIATDLRVSVTDRCNLRCTYCMPAEGLNWLAKSALLDTGELIRLIEIAVLKLGVTELRFTGGEPLLRKDLEEVLAASAALSPRPLLSLTTNGIGLERRAEALAAAGVDRVNVSLDTIQRDRYAELTRRDRLPDVLAGLRAARAAGLAPVKVNAVLMRGVNEDEAVPLLEFCLDGGYELRFIEQMPLDPQHGWDRAEMVSGPEILAALRTKFTLTPHTAERGAAPAERWQVDGGPATVGVIASVSQPFCSACDRTRLTADGQLRSCLFGQDETDLRGPMRAGATDEQLAERWRAAMWAKPAGHGINEVGFAQPARPMSAIGG; translated from the coding sequence ATGCCCTCGATAACGACCGGTCCGCCAGCGGGGCCCGCCGGCCGGCCGGACACGCCCGTCCTGCTGGACTCCTACGGCCGGATCGCCACCGACCTGCGGGTGTCGGTGACCGACCGGTGCAACCTGCGCTGCACCTACTGCATGCCTGCCGAGGGCCTGAACTGGCTGGCCAAGTCGGCGCTGCTGGACACCGGCGAGCTGATCCGGCTGATCGAGATCGCGGTGCTCAAGCTCGGCGTGACCGAGTTGCGCTTCACCGGCGGCGAGCCACTGCTGCGCAAGGACCTGGAAGAGGTGCTGGCCGCCTCAGCCGCGCTGAGCCCGCGCCCACTGCTCTCGCTGACCACCAACGGGATCGGCCTGGAACGGCGGGCCGAGGCACTGGCCGCGGCCGGGGTGGACCGGGTGAACGTGTCCCTGGACACCATCCAGCGGGACCGCTACGCCGAGCTGACCAGACGGGACCGGCTGCCGGACGTGCTGGCCGGGCTGCGCGCGGCCAGGGCGGCCGGACTGGCGCCGGTGAAGGTCAACGCGGTGCTGATGCGCGGGGTGAACGAGGACGAGGCCGTCCCGCTGCTGGAGTTCTGCCTGGACGGCGGCTACGAGCTGCGGTTCATCGAGCAGATGCCGCTGGACCCGCAGCACGGCTGGGACCGGGCGGAGATGGTCAGCGGACCGGAGATCCTGGCCGCCCTGCGCACGAAGTTCACCCTGACCCCGCACACCGCCGAACGCGGCGCGGCCCCGGCCGAACGCTGGCAGGTCGACGGCGGACCGGCCACCGTCGGCGTGATCGCCTCGGTCTCCCAGCCGTTCTGCTCGGCCTGCGACCGGACCCGGCTCACCGCCGACGGCCAGCTCCGCTCCTGCCTGTTCGGCCAGGACGAGACCGACCTGCGCGGGCCGATGCGGGCAGGCGCGACCGATGAGCAGCTCGCCGAGCGCTGGCGGGCCGCGATGTGGGCCAAGCCCGCCGGGCACGGCATCAACGAGGTCGGGTTCGCCCAGCCGGCGCGCCCGATGAGTGCGATCGGAGGCTGA
- a CDS encoding AfsR/SARP family transcriptional regulator codes for MRAETEFRVLGPLEVWVRRAVVPVGAAKHRVLLASLLLHANEPVSAEELIGNLWDGPTPVRPRGSLHTYVTRVRQMLGDPGQLRTTGHGYLLDVEPEQLDLFRFRRLVRRAEQSRAAGDVAAEAMLLGEAVGLVRGPVLGDVPSAALHRSEVALLTEARLALLERWIEVALELGRHGEVISRLIALTAEYPLRERFAELLMLARYRDGRQAEALAGYRQAELVLRRELDAGPGPGLRRMQALVLRADPGLRVPVVPVARAARVPAELPAVVGDFVGRGELVAELGSLLGSGAVVAVSGAPGVGKTALAVRVGHRLRGRFSDGQLFANLRGYSAEPAATAGQVLTRFLRGLGVAPEEVPSAVDEQSALYRRLLAGRRVLVVLDNVAEVDQLAVLLPGDPGCGVLITSRRGLPERLGEQAVRRISLGSLAEGESVELLRRVLGSDDAALGELAAVCARLPLALRVAAANLAAQPAPDVAGYVALLRAGNRLAELAIDGDGATAVHSAFDSSYRALDPAARTVFRRLALVPGADFTVAAAAALVAGESAAALAGLAGMSLLEPVGADRFGFHDLIRLYARERAEVEEPAGERAAALGRLYEYYLATTRQAVALLTPDVPLPSAPDLPPVPPFAERAAAVAWLDAELPNLVAAVRAAPGLGLHQRSWPLVRVLGGYFYFRLHRTEWIEAARAALAAAREVGDLAMVGAMLDSVGTALWGLGDFEQALRYHREAIETLAHTDAAPEVESDALLHLGIVYMEMGRLAAAADCYERVLHRHRPEGGNRAKVLLNLAAVRMYRGDLAAGLRLAHEALAICQEQGIAFGEALCLGNLAVAERLRGNPVLAINLARRSREIYQALGQDNADPVDALAAALLAADRAEEALPLAEQACELAATMHDRRAEADAYNTRAACCAALDRPREAERHHTEALRIATLAGYLLGEINALAGQGTVYAGLGRLHQARDRLRGAAAAAARGGFRLEEERVQRLLGELPVTSI; via the coding sequence ATGCGGGCTGAGACGGAGTTCCGGGTGCTCGGGCCGTTGGAGGTGTGGGTGCGCCGGGCCGTGGTGCCGGTCGGGGCGGCCAAGCATCGGGTGTTGCTGGCGAGTTTGTTGTTGCATGCCAATGAGCCGGTCAGTGCCGAGGAGCTGATCGGGAACCTCTGGGACGGGCCGACGCCGGTGCGGCCGCGGGGGTCCCTGCACACCTATGTCACCCGGGTGCGGCAGATGCTGGGGGATCCGGGGCAGTTGCGGACCACTGGGCACGGGTACCTGCTGGATGTGGAGCCGGAGCAGTTGGACTTGTTCCGGTTTCGGCGGTTGGTGCGGCGGGCCGAGCAGTCGCGGGCGGCGGGGGATGTGGCCGCGGAGGCGATGTTGCTTGGGGAGGCCGTCGGGCTGGTGCGGGGGCCGGTGCTGGGGGATGTGCCGTCGGCCGCGTTGCACCGGAGTGAGGTCGCTTTGCTGACCGAGGCCCGGTTGGCGTTGTTGGAGCGGTGGATCGAGGTGGCGCTGGAGCTGGGGCGGCACGGTGAGGTGATCAGTCGGTTGATCGCGTTGACCGCCGAGTATCCGTTGCGGGAGCGGTTCGCGGAGTTGTTGATGCTGGCCCGCTACCGGGATGGGCGGCAGGCCGAGGCGCTGGCCGGGTACCGGCAGGCGGAGCTGGTGTTGCGGCGGGAGCTGGATGCCGGGCCGGGGCCTGGGTTGCGGCGGATGCAGGCATTGGTGTTGCGGGCTGATCCGGGGTTGCGGGTGCCGGTGGTGCCGGTGGCTCGGGCCGCGCGGGTGCCCGCCGAACTGCCCGCGGTGGTGGGGGACTTTGTCGGGCGGGGTGAGCTGGTGGCGGAGTTGGGTTCGTTGCTGGGGTCCGGGGCTGTGGTGGCGGTGAGTGGGGCGCCGGGGGTGGGGAAGACGGCGCTGGCGGTGCGGGTGGGGCATCGGTTGCGGGGGCGGTTTTCGGATGGGCAGCTTTTTGCCAATCTGCGGGGGTATTCGGCGGAGCCCGCGGCGACCGCGGGGCAGGTGTTGACCCGGTTCCTGCGTGGGTTGGGGGTGGCGCCGGAGGAGGTGCCCTCGGCGGTGGACGAGCAGTCGGCGTTGTACCGGCGGTTGCTGGCCGGGCGGCGGGTGCTGGTGGTGCTGGACAACGTGGCCGAGGTGGATCAGCTCGCGGTGTTGCTGCCGGGGGATCCCGGGTGCGGGGTGTTGATCACCAGTCGGCGGGGGTTGCCGGAGCGGCTGGGGGAGCAGGCGGTGCGGCGGATCTCGCTGGGGTCGCTGGCCGAGGGTGAGTCGGTGGAGTTGTTGCGGCGGGTGCTCGGCAGCGATGACGCCGCACTGGGGGAGCTGGCGGCGGTGTGCGCGCGGTTGCCGTTGGCGTTGCGGGTGGCGGCGGCCAACCTGGCTGCCCAGCCCGCGCCGGATGTGGCCGGGTACGTGGCCCTGTTGCGGGCCGGGAACCGGTTGGCGGAGCTGGCCATCGACGGGGACGGGGCGACCGCGGTGCACAGCGCGTTCGACTCCTCCTACCGGGCGCTGGACCCGGCCGCGCGGACCGTGTTCCGGCGGCTCGCGCTGGTGCCGGGGGCGGATTTCACCGTGGCGGCGGCGGCCGCGTTGGTGGCGGGGGAGTCGGCGGCGGCGCTGGCTGGGCTGGCCGGGATGAGTTTGCTGGAGCCCGTCGGGGCGGATCGGTTTGGCTTTCATGACCTGATCCGGCTTTATGCCAGGGAACGGGCCGAGGTGGAGGAGCCTGCCGGGGAGCGGGCGGCGGCGCTGGGGCGGTTGTACGAGTACTACCTGGCCACCACCCGGCAGGCGGTCGCGCTGCTCACGCCGGATGTGCCGTTGCCCTCGGCCCCTGACCTGCCGCCGGTGCCGCCGTTCGCCGAGCGGGCCGCGGCGGTGGCCTGGCTGGACGCGGAGTTGCCGAACCTGGTCGCCGCGGTGCGGGCGGCGCCGGGACTGGGGCTGCATCAACGGTCCTGGCCGTTGGTGCGGGTGCTGGGCGGTTACTTCTACTTCCGGCTGCACCGCACCGAGTGGATCGAGGCGGCTCGGGCGGCGCTGGCCGCGGCGCGCGAGGTCGGGGACCTGGCGATGGTGGGCGCGATGCTGGACAGCGTGGGCACCGCGCTGTGGGGGCTGGGGGATTTCGAGCAGGCGCTGCGGTACCACCGGGAGGCGATCGAGACCCTGGCGCACACCGATGCCGCGCCCGAGGTCGAATCGGACGCGTTGCTGCACCTGGGCATCGTCTACATGGAGATGGGCAGGCTGGCCGCGGCCGCCGACTGCTACGAGCGGGTGCTGCACCGGCACCGGCCCGAGGGCGGCAACCGGGCCAAGGTGCTGCTCAACCTGGCCGCGGTGCGGATGTACCGCGGTGATCTGGCCGCCGGGCTCAGGCTGGCGCACGAGGCGCTGGCGATCTGCCAGGAGCAGGGCATCGCGTTCGGGGAGGCGCTCTGCCTTGGCAACCTCGCGGTGGCCGAACGGCTGCGTGGCAACCCGGTGCTGGCGATCAACCTGGCCCGCCGGTCCAGGGAGATCTACCAGGCCCTCGGCCAGGACAACGCCGATCCGGTGGACGCCCTGGCCGCCGCGCTGCTGGCCGCCGACCGGGCCGAGGAGGCGTTGCCGCTGGCCGAGCAGGCCTGTGAGCTGGCCGCCACCATGCACGACCGCCGGGCCGAGGCCGACGCCTACAACACCCGCGCCGCCTGCTGCGCCGCGCTGGACCGGCCGAGGGAGGCCGAGCGGCACCACACCGAGGCACTGCGGATCGCCACCCTGGCCGGGTACCTGCTGGGTGAGATCAACGCGCTGGCCGGGCAGGGCACCGTGTACGCGGGACTGGGGCGGCTGCACCAGGCCAGGGACCGGTTGCGTGGTGCGGCGGCGGCCGCTGCCCGCGGTGGGTTCCGGCTGGAGGAGGAGCGGGTCCAGCGGCTGCTGGGCGAGCTTCCGGTGACCTCTATATAG